The stretch of DNA GGGTATGACTTCCAGTGATGTCTATAGCTCCACTTTCCGAACTGCAACTGTATTTTTAGCCGCAGTTGGCGTGATCCTGACACCGATCTATCTGCTCTCAATGTTGCGTCAGATTTTCTACGCCTCCGATGCCAATCCGACCTGTGATATCAATCCTACCTGTGATATCTCTGATATCAGTCTCAAGGCACAAGGTAATCAGGAAGTAGTTTGTTTTGGTACGAGTTGCGTTTTGCCTAGCGAAGCCGATTTTAGTGATGCTAGACCTCGCGAAGTATTTATTGCGGTTTGCTTCTTAGTACCAGTCATTGCGATCGGTGCTTATCCCAAAATGGCAACCAATCTATACGATGCAACGACAACAGCCATCAATTCGCAAATGCGTCTCGCTCATGAGCAAGTTGCGATCGCAAAAAATGTAGAAACTTTCGCGGTGAAATCTAATTTCCCCTCGCTTTCCGAAGTTAAAGTTAATGCGGTTGTAGCGAATAATTAGAAATTCTGTCCAATCCAAAAAATAAAACAGCGCACAAAGTGCGCTGTTTTATTTTTTATAGCGCTTTGCGCTGGAGGCTTTAATTGCGACGAACTTTAGGAACTTGACGTGTAGAGAGGTCACTCTCATCTAAAATTTGCTTGACTTGAGGTTGCGACAAGACTATTTTCACATCAGCAATTAAGCGATCGCCCCAGAGATTTTCCACTAGATAGGGGATTTTGCCATAGCGAGGATCGATTTTCATCGCTTCAACGCCTAGCTGAATTGCTTTATCGCGATCGCCTTTGCGATAAAAGGCACTAGCAAGAGCGAGGGTTGGCTCAGCGGCGAGAAATTCGACTTTTTCAGCTTGCTTGAGAGAGCTTTGCCATTTTGCGATCGCCTGATCGACATTGCCGCGCTCATACTCAACTAGACCGATGTTATTGGTCGCTGCCCAAAATTTGGTGTCAATAACTAGAACATCGTTATAGATCGTAACTGCTTCGTCGTAACGTTTAGTCAAAAAGTAAGCGTTACCAAGATCAAACATTGCCGTAGCAGCTTTTGGCTCAAGGGTTAAGCCCTGTTTGAGATTACTAATTGCTTCAGGATAATTTTTATTACGGAGATAGGCTGCCCCCAAACTAAATAAGATCGTTGGCTCGTCTTTTTTGAGTTGATGAGCCAAAGTTAAAGAGGCGATCGCTTCGGCATATCGCTCTTTACGGAGATAAATACTGCCGAGAATACCTTGAGTTTGAAAAGCTTTAGGTGCTAGTTGTGCAGCTAGACGAGCACGAGGTAAAGCTAATTCGTACTGCTCAAATTGAGCAAGTTGTGCAGCTTCCCTTGCCAAATTGAGCGCTTGCTCTTCTAAATTACCAAAATTAATCCTTGTTGTATGGGGCAGAAGAGCTTGAGCGCGTACTGGAGAGGCTCCAACGCTAACTGATGCAAGTATTGCCAGCAACCAAATTCGATAACGCACAGGTATAACTCTTACCAATTGTGAATATTGTGAATATACTTCAAATGATAGCGCTTCTTTATCAAAACCGATTTTTGGTTTGCCCAAAACCCAGAAAATTAGAGAGAGGCGCAAAGTACCTCTCTCTAATTTTCTGGGTTTTAAAGATTTTTTGAGTAGCGATGCTTGCTAGAATATCCCTAGAATTTTGTTTGATTAATAAATCATATTTAAGAAAACTGCCATGGACTTCGTAACCTCCCTATTTTCCAGCATTAATTTTCAGCTGATTTTTCAATTGACCTGCTTGGCTCTGATTGTCATTTCTGGTCCCGTCA from Pseudanabaena sp. BC1403 encodes:
- the psb30 gene encoding photosystem II reaction center protein Ycf12/Psb30; translated protein: MDFVTSLFSSINFQLIFQLTCLALIVISGPVIIFLLSANSGDL
- a CDS encoding tetratricopeptide repeat protein; the encoded protein is MRYRIWLLAILASVSVGASPVRAQALLPHTTRINFGNLEEQALNLAREAAQLAQFEQYELALPRARLAAQLAPKAFQTQGILGSIYLRKERYAEAIASLTLAHQLKKDEPTILFSLGAAYLRNKNYPEAISNLKQGLTLEPKAATAMFDLGNAYFLTKRYDEAVTIYNDVLVIDTKFWAATNNIGLVEYERGNVDQAIAKWQSSLKQAEKVEFLAAEPTLALASAFYRKGDRDKAIQLGVEAMKIDPRYGKIPYLVENLWGDRLIADVKIVLSQPQVKQILDESDLSTRQVPKVRRN